Proteins from one Sphingomonas sp. HF-S4 genomic window:
- a CDS encoding DUF1801 domain-containing protein: MGPSIVGFGRYHYRYDSGHAGEMCRLGLSPRKPELVLYVLDGSPRQAALLARLGKHKTGKSCLYIKKLADVDMAVLEELVRDQLASMDARYPG, translated from the coding sequence GTGGGACCCTCGATCGTCGGCTTCGGCCGCTATCACTATCGCTACGACAGCGGCCATGCAGGCGAGATGTGCCGGCTGGGATTAAGTCCGCGCAAGCCCGAGCTGGTGCTCTATGTGCTCGATGGTTCGCCCAGGCAGGCAGCGCTGCTCGCCCGGCTCGGCAAGCATAAGACCGGCAAGTCCTGCCTCTACATCAAGAAGCTCGCCGATGTAGACATGGCCGTGCTCGAGGAGCTTGTCCGCGACCAGCTCGCCTCGATGGACGCGCGCTATCCGGGGTGA
- a CDS encoding cyclopropane-fatty-acyl-phospholipid synthase family protein — MALIDGFFARAVKRGQLVVYHADGSSRSFGEPDPDINPVTIRFGPGAAGAIMRDPALGAAEAFMDGRLTIEQGDILDLLVLMTSNNRWEDATAALDPKPLARLANAVAHRIGRYNMARKAKRNVAHHYDLSRRLYDLFLDADRQYSCAYYTDPANPLERAQLDKKAHIVAKLAIQPGMRVLDIGCGWGGMALYIHEKTGAEVVGVTLSEEQLKVARERAAERGVHGKVRFELIDYRAVTGQFDRIVSVGMFEHVGTPQYRTFFRKVRELLTPEGVMLLHTIGRAGAPGVTDAFTLKYIFPGGYIPALSEIVRGYEGLRIFPTDVEVLRLHYAHTLKAWYDRTVAAKDEIVALYDERFFRMWTFYLAGSYVAFVNGGLVNYQLQLSRSRTALPITRDYMIEGEAALREDGPELMREAG; from the coding sequence ATGGCGTTGATCGACGGTTTTTTCGCGCGCGCGGTGAAGCGCGGCCAGCTTGTGGTGTATCATGCGGACGGATCGAGCCGCAGCTTTGGCGAACCCGATCCCGACATCAACCCCGTCACGATCCGCTTCGGACCCGGTGCCGCCGGCGCGATTATGCGCGATCCCGCGCTCGGCGCGGCAGAGGCCTTCATGGACGGCCGGCTGACGATCGAACAGGGCGACATCCTCGACCTGCTCGTGCTGATGACCAGCAACAATCGCTGGGAGGACGCCACGGCGGCGCTCGACCCCAAGCCGCTCGCCCGGCTGGCCAACGCCGTCGCGCACAGGATCGGGCGCTACAACATGGCGCGCAAGGCCAAGCGCAACGTCGCGCATCATTACGATCTGTCGCGCCGGCTCTACGATCTCTTCCTCGATGCCGACCGCCAATATAGCTGCGCGTATTATACCGACCCCGCCAACCCGCTCGAACGGGCCCAGCTCGACAAGAAGGCGCATATCGTCGCCAAGCTGGCGATCCAGCCGGGGATGCGCGTGCTCGACATCGGCTGCGGCTGGGGCGGGATGGCGCTCTACATCCACGAGAAGACCGGTGCCGAAGTGGTCGGGGTCACGCTCTCGGAAGAGCAGCTCAAGGTCGCGCGCGAGCGCGCCGCCGAGCGCGGCGTCCACGGCAAGGTGCGCTTCGAACTGATCGACTATCGCGCCGTGACGGGACAGTTCGACCGGATCGTCTCGGTGGGGATGTTCGAGCATGTCGGCACCCCGCAATATCGCACCTTTTTCCGGAAAGTCCGCGAGCTGCTGACGCCCGAAGGAGTGATGCTGCTCCACACGATCGGCCGCGCGGGCGCGCCGGGCGTCACCGATGCCTTTACGCTCAAGTACATCTTCCCCGGCGGCTATATCCCGGCACTCTCGGAGATCGTCCGCGGCTATGAGGGGCTGCGCATCTTCCCGACCGACGTGGAAGTGCTGCGGCTGCATTATGCGCATACGCTCAAGGCCTGGTATGACCGTACCGTCGCCGCGAAGGACGAGATCGTCGCGCTGTACGACGAGCGCTTCTTCCGGATGTGGACCTTCTACCTTGCCGGTTCGTACGTCGCGTTCGTCAATGGCGGGCTGGTCAATTACCAGCTCCAGCTCTCGCGCTCGCGCACGGCCCTGCCGATCACGCGGGATTATATGATCGAGGGGGAAGCGGCGTTGCGCGAGGACGGGCCGGAATTGATGCGCGAGGCCGGCTAA
- a CDS encoding molybdopterin-binding protein codes for MITRRTLIVGTGASLLTGCDSLTNSPTLLSAEDAHRFLQRSVTGRAGLARQFRPEQRSPIFRVNGTHHPNTPEYNAHANNRFVDWRLRVDGLVARPLSLSLAQIQTMPQRAQITRHDCVEGWSAIGKWQGPRLETILQLAGIRDTARYLVFHCADRLGSQPYYESIDLIDAFHPQTILAWSMNDATLSVGHGAPVRLRVERQLGYKHAKYVMRIEAVASLAGIGAGKGGYWEDSNGYEWYAGI; via the coding sequence ATGATCACGCGCCGCACCCTGATCGTCGGCACCGGAGCCAGCCTGCTCACCGGCTGCGATTCGCTTACCAACAGCCCCACCTTGCTCAGCGCGGAGGACGCGCATCGCTTCCTCCAACGCTCGGTCACCGGCCGGGCGGGGCTCGCGCGTCAGTTTCGTCCCGAGCAGCGCAGCCCGATCTTCCGCGTCAACGGCACGCACCATCCCAACACGCCCGAATATAACGCGCACGCCAACAATCGCTTCGTCGACTGGCGGTTGCGCGTCGACGGGCTGGTGGCGCGACCCCTGAGCCTCAGCCTTGCGCAGATCCAGACGATGCCGCAGCGCGCGCAGATCACGCGGCACGACTGCGTCGAGGGTTGGAGCGCGATCGGCAAGTGGCAGGGCCCGCGGCTCGAGACGATCCTCCAGCTCGCCGGGATACGCGACACCGCGCGCTACCTCGTCTTCCACTGCGCCGATCGCTTGGGCAGCCAGCCTTATTACGAATCGATCGACCTGATCGACGCCTTCCACCCGCAGACGATCCTCGCCTGGTCGATGAACGATGCGACGCTCTCGGTCGGCCACGGCGCGCCGGTGCGGCTGCGCGTCGAGCGCCAGCTCGGCTACAAGCATGCCAAATACGTCATGCGGATCGAAGCGGTCGCCAGCCTCGCCGGGATCGGGGCAGGCAAGGGTGGCTATTGGGAGGATTCGAACGGCTACGAATGGTATGCCGGGATATGA
- a CDS encoding cytochrome b/b6 domain-containing protein has product MDASSTPRIVYRHRLFTRLWHWLNALAVLILIPSGLMIFNAHPRLYWGHFGANFDHAWLELPRFPGWVTIPSYYSLSGARHWHLFFALVLGFGLLAYMIASLVNRHFQRDLRIRGRELRPRALWNDFKAHLALRFHDPEAPAAYNIFQKLSYAFVIFVLIPLLIVSGLALSPGMWPWLADLFGGRQSARSVHFIAMAGMTLFLVVHLALVILAGPFNEVRAMVTGWWRVPEDEA; this is encoded by the coding sequence ATGGATGCCTCGTCCACGCCCCGCATTGTCTATCGGCACCGGCTGTTCACGCGGCTGTGGCACTGGCTCAATGCGCTGGCCGTGCTGATCCTGATCCCGAGCGGGCTGATGATCTTCAACGCGCATCCCAGGCTCTATTGGGGGCATTTCGGCGCCAATTTCGACCATGCCTGGCTTGAGCTGCCGCGCTTTCCCGGCTGGGTGACGATCCCGAGCTATTACAGCCTGTCGGGCGCGCGGCACTGGCATCTGTTCTTCGCTCTGGTGCTTGGGTTCGGGCTGCTGGCGTACATGATCGCCAGCCTGGTCAACCGCCATTTCCAGCGCGATCTGCGGATCCGCGGCCGGGAGTTGAGGCCGCGTGCGCTGTGGAACGACTTCAAGGCGCATCTTGCGTTGCGCTTCCACGATCCCGAGGCGCCGGCCGCGTACAACATCTTCCAGAAGCTGAGTTACGCCTTCGTCATCTTCGTCCTGATCCCGCTGCTGATCGTCTCCGGCCTCGCACTGTCGCCGGGGATGTGGCCGTGGCTGGCCGATCTGTTTGGCGGGCGGCAATCGGCGCGCTCGGTGCATTTCATCGCGATGGCGGGGATGACCCTGTTCCTGGTCGTCCATCTCGCGCTGGTGATCCTCGCCGGGCCGTTCAACGAAGTGCGCGCGATGGTCACCGGCTGGTGGCGCGTGCCCGAGGACGAGGCATGA
- a CDS encoding sulfite exporter TauE/SafE family protein: MAAGAGVLGGAMNALAGGGTFATLPALIALGLPANIANATSNVALLPGAATSAWAYRDELGPVAGLSVRLLAAITFAFGLIGSLLLVRTPTETFDVLIPWLLLFAFVVMVFGKRAADWLHARVTIGRPALLVAQAFLGIYGGYFGGGVGLITTAVYGLLANIRPRELFAIRTLMLAVANFAAAFIFIGFAMVWWWACLPMLFGSILGGWLGAVIGKKLSPGAVRVWTLLVTGATTLVFFVRAYG; the protein is encoded by the coding sequence TTGGCCGCCGGGGCAGGCGTGCTTGGCGGCGCGATGAATGCGCTTGCCGGGGGCGGCACCTTTGCGACGCTCCCCGCACTGATCGCGCTCGGGCTGCCGGCCAATATCGCCAACGCCACCTCGAACGTCGCGCTGCTCCCCGGCGCCGCGACCAGCGCCTGGGCGTATCGCGACGAGCTCGGGCCGGTCGCCGGGCTGTCGGTCAGGCTGCTTGCGGCGATCACCTTCGCCTTCGGATTGATCGGCAGCCTGCTGCTCGTACGCACGCCGACCGAGACGTTCGACGTGCTCATCCCCTGGCTGCTGCTGTTCGCCTTCGTGGTGATGGTGTTCGGCAAGCGCGCCGCCGACTGGCTCCACGCCCGCGTCACGATCGGCCGGCCGGCGTTGCTCGTCGCCCAGGCGTTTCTTGGAATCTATGGCGGTTATTTCGGCGGCGGGGTGGGGCTGATCACCACGGCGGTCTATGGCCTGCTCGCCAACATTCGTCCGCGCGAACTGTTCGCGATCCGCACGCTGATGCTTGCAGTCGCCAATTTCGCCGCGGCGTTCATCTTCATCGGCTTTGCGATGGTGTGGTGGTGGGCGTGCCTGCCGATGCTGTTTGGGTCGATCCTGGGCGGCTGGCTGGGCGCGGTGATCGGCAAGAAGCTGTCGCCTGGCGCGGTGCGGGTGTGGACCTTACTCGTCACCGGCGCGACCACGCTCGTCTTCTTCGTGCGTGCCTACGGATGA
- a CDS encoding class I SAM-dependent methyltransferase, whose protein sequence is MNDVLASYAAAATPEMIAGYDALPPERIYASVRDFLPGDPARIAEIGAGTGRDAAWFAAQGHRVLAVEPVRELREAGMKLHGNDIEWLDDRLPELAGLDAYAPFDLIVLCAVWHHLDTAERARAMPVLASASAPGGRLVLSLRHGPGRHALPTPPEETIALAAAAGFALTHRAEAEAVHAESRAEGVHWTWLVLTRGLGPGEGHAGEIEHRG, encoded by the coding sequence ATGAACGACGTACTGGCCAGCTATGCCGCGGCGGCGACCCCGGAAATGATCGCCGGCTACGACGCGCTTCCGCCCGAGCGGATCTACGCGTCGGTCCGCGATTTCCTTCCGGGAGATCCCGCCCGCATCGCCGAAATCGGCGCCGGCACCGGGCGCGACGCAGCCTGGTTTGCCGCGCAAGGCCATCGCGTCCTCGCCGTCGAGCCGGTGCGCGAACTGCGCGAGGCGGGGATGAAGCTGCACGGCAACGACATCGAATGGCTCGACGACCGGCTTCCCGAACTGGCGGGACTAGACGCGTACGCGCCGTTCGACCTGATCGTCCTGTGCGCGGTGTGGCACCACCTCGACACCGCCGAGCGTGCCCGCGCGATGCCTGTACTCGCCTCGGCGTCCGCGCCCGGCGGGCGGCTGGTCCTGTCGCTGCGCCACGGCCCCGGGCGCCACGCCCTCCCGACTCCGCCAGAAGAGACGATCGCGCTGGCAGCGGCGGCAGGCTTCGCCCTGACCCACCGCGCCGAGGCCGAAGCGGTGCACGCCGAGAGCCGCGCGGAAGGCGTTCATTGGACCTGGCTCGTGTTGACTAGGGGTCTTGGCCCCGGCGAGGGCCATGCCGGTGAAATCGAGCACCGCGGATAA